A genomic window from Lotus japonicus ecotype B-129 chromosome 1, LjGifu_v1.2 includes:
- the LOC130729196 gene encoding probable LRR receptor-like serine/threonine-protein kinase At2g16250, translating into MVDRRGIVWFGFLLFFLLFGVTLSQIEPLSSTTEREALLELRGSLGLRSKEWPRKPDPCLIWIGITCQNGRVIGINISGFRRTRLGRRNPQFAVEALANFTLLQSFNASSFYLPGPIPDWFGLKLPSLQVLDLRSCSIVNAIPSTIGNLTNLTSLYLSDNKLTGSVPESLGQLSGLSVLDLSRNSLAGSLPASFAFLENLNSLDMSSNFLSGPIPPGIGNLTRLQYLNLSSNDLTSLPAQLGGLTSLVDLDVSENSFSGGVFPDLKGLRNLQRVVLASSMLNGPLPRDLFTVSLQLQLIVLRQNNFTGSLPFELFSLPRLTFLDVSANNFSGPLPNSSSAAYGAVAAAVLNISHNTFYGGLTPVLRRFSFVDVSNNYFEGKVLDFMGNVSVDRNCMQNMRNQRTTVDCASFYAERGLNFDNFGRPNSTSPPTAEGSKKSNKTWIVLAAALGGLGLILLVFLLVLLLLCTRRRGNSNQRGNGVGPAPAGGSSPQPGAPVNFSNIGDSFTYHQLLQATGDFNDANLIKHGHTGDLFNGVLENGMRVVIKRVDTRSIKKDAYLLELDFFNKVSHQRFVPLLGHCLENENEKFLVYKHMPNGDMSHCLLYKNTTSEDDSWQSLDWITRLKIATGVAEALTYLHHECIPPIVHRDIQASSILLDDKYEVRLGSLSEACVQEGDTHQSKITRFLRMPQSSEQGKSGSLTSVCTYDVYCFGKVLLELVTGKMGISASNEGEVKEWLDQILPCISMYDKELVTKIVDPSLVVDEDFLEEVWAIAIVARSCLNPKPSRRPPMRYILKALENPLKVVREEASGSARLKATSSRGSWNATLFGSWRQSLSDVTAIPAASGTKQEGTSSLKLSGTSGSHSSSSRRRHSNEIFPEPSGTRDVERLEHQ; encoded by the exons ATGGTGGATCGGCGTGGCATAGTGTGGTTTGGGTTCTTGTTGTTCTTTCTGCTGTTTGGGGTGACACTGTCGCAGATTGAGCCACTGAGTTCAACTACTGAGCGAGAAGCGCTTCTGGAACTGAGGGGTTCTTTGGGGTTGAGGAGCAAGGAATGGCCAAGAAAACCAGACCCTTGTTTAATCTGGATTGGTATTACTTGTCAGAATGGTCGTGTTATTGGGATCAACATCTCTGGTTTCAGAAGAACAAGGCTTGGTAGGAGAAACCCTCAATTTGCCGTTGAAgctttggccaatttcactctCTTGCAGTCATTCAATGCCTCCAGTTTCTACCTTCCTGGTCCTATTCCTGATTGGTTTGGCCTCAAACTCCCTTCGCTTCAGGTGCTTGATCTTCGTTCTTGCTCCATTGTCAATGCTATTCCTTCCACTATTGGGAATTTAACCAACCTTACTAGTCTTTACCTTTCTGATAACAAGTTAACTGGTTCAGTTCCTGAGAGTTTGGGTCAACTCTCTGGCCTTTCGGTTCTTGATCTCTCTAGGAATTCTCTTGCTGGTTCCCTGCCAGCATCTTTTGCCTTTCTAGAAAACCTTAATTCCCTTGACATGTCCTCCAATTTTCTGTCGGGACCGATTCCTCCCGGCATAGGGAACCTCACCAGGTTACAGTACTTGAATCTTTCCAGCAATGACCTGACTTCTTTGCCAGCCCAACTGGGGGGTCTTACTAGCTTAGTTGACCTTGATGTTAGTGAGAATTCTTTCTCCGGTGGAGTTTTTCCAGATTTGAAAGGGTTGAGAAACTTGCAGAGAGTGGTACTTGCAAGCAGCATGCTTAATGGGCCTTTGCCGCGGGACTTGTTTACTGTTTCATTGCAGTTGCAGCTCATAGTGCTGAgacaaaataattttactggTTCTTTGCCTTTTGAGTTGTTTTCTCTGCCAAGATTGACCTTCCTAGATGTGTCTGCCAATAACTTCAGTGGTCCGCTCCCTAATTCCAGTTCCGCTGCTTATGGTGCCGTTGCTGCTGCGGTGCTCAATATTTCTCATAATACATTTTATGGAGGCCTCACACCTGTGCTCAGAAGGTTCAGTTTTGTTGATGTTTCGAATAACTATTTTGAGGGGAAGGTGCTGGATTTCATGGGTAATGTTTCTGTAGATAGAAACTGCATGCAAAACATGAGGAATCAGAGGACAACGGTGGATTGTGCATCGTTTTATGCTGAGAGGGGCCTCAATTTCGATAACTTTGGACGCCCGAACTCTACAAGTCCTCCCACTGCAGAAGGCTCTAAGAAGAGTAATAAAACTTGGATTGTATTGGCAGCAGCCTTAGGTGGACTGGGTTTAATACTTTTAGTGTTCCTACTGGTACTGTTGCTTCTGTGCACTCGTCGGAGAGGTAATTCGAATCAAAGGGGAAACGGTGTGGGCCCTGCACCTGCTGGAGGCAGTTCTCCACAGCCCGGTGCACCAGTAAACTTTTCTAATATAGGAGACTCATTTACATATCATCAGTTGCTCCAAGCAACAGGAGATTTCAATGATGCAAATCTTATCAAACATGGCCACACCGGGGATCTCTTCAATGGTGTTTTAGAAAATGGCATGCGTGTTGTAATCAAAAGGGTTGACACACGTTCAATTAAGAAGGACGCTTACCTATTGGAACTGGACTTTTTCAACAAGGTTTCTCATCAAAGATTTGTTCCCTTGTTAGGTCATTGCTTAGAAAATGAGAACGAGAAGTTCCTGGTTTATAAGCATATGCCAAATGGGGACATGTCTCATTGCTTATTGTATAAAAACACTACATCTGAAGATGATTCTTGGCAGTCATTGGACTGGATAACAAGGTTAAAAATTGCTACTGGAGTAGCAGAGGCCCTAACGTATCTGCATCATGAATGTATTCCACCCATTGTTCACAG AGATATTCAAGCGAGCAGTATACTTCTAGATGATAAATATGAAGTTCGGTTAGGGAGTCTAAGTGAAGCCTGTGTTCAAGAAGGAGATACTCATCAAAGTAAAATCACCCGGTTTCTGCGAATGCCTCA GTCCTCTGAGCAAGGCAAATCTG GTTCATTAACATCAGTTTGCACCTATGACGTTTATTGCTTTGGGAAAGTGTTGCTTGAGCTGGTGACTGGTAAGATGGGAATCAGTGCATCCAATGAGGGTGAAGTAAAGGAATGGCTTGATCAGATTCTACCTTGCATTAGTATGTATGACAAGGAGCTTGTGACAAAAATTGTTGACCCATCTCTGGTTGTTGATGAGGATTTCTTAGAGGAAGTGTGGGCTATAGCCATTGTTGCCAGGTCTTGCCTAAATCCAAAACCTTCAAGAAGGCCTCCAATGAGATATATCCTCAAGGCTTTGGAAAACCCTTTAAAAGTTGTGAGGGAAGAAGCTTCTGGTTCTGCACGGCTCAAAGCAACCTCTTCTAGAGGCTCCTGGAATGCAACCTTGTTCGGTAGCTGGCGTCAGAGTTTGTCGGATGTAACAGCAATTCCAGCAGCCTCTGGTACAAAGCAAGAAGGAACTAGTAGTTTAAAGCTTTCAGGAACTTCCGGCTCACACTCTTCGTCATCTCGGCGACGCCATTCAAATGAGATATTTCCAGAGCCATCCGGCACACGTGATGTAGAGAGGCTGGAGCATCAATAA